One segment of Onychomys torridus chromosome 3, mOncTor1.1, whole genome shotgun sequence DNA contains the following:
- the LOC118580551 gene encoding C-type lectin domain family 4 member A-like yields the protein MASEIIYEEVKFKNESNSSCTYSDSATAPKVKPTPRLSKLGCPSLLFTSLMALFLLLTISFLVAFILYYQKYSQLLEEKQVIKDLTHKELNCKKDYPPTADKVWSCCPKDWKPFSSHCYIPTVDSASYSESEEKCSSMGAHLMVIHSQEEQDFITNILDPKAAYYIGLSDPGHRQWRWVDQTPYNKSATFWHPGEPSSDHERCVIVNVPYSV from the exons ATGGCTTCAGAGATCATCTATGAAGAAGTGAAGTTCAAGAATGAATCCAACTCCTCATGCACCTACTCAGATTCTGCtacag CTCCCAAAGTGAAGCCCACCCCTCGTCTAAGTAAGCTTGGTTGCCCCTCGCTGCTCTTTACATCACTGATGGCACTTTTCCTGTTGTTGACCATCTCATTCTTGGTTGCTTTTATCT tGTATTATCAAAAGTACTCTCAACTTCTTGAAGAAAAACAAGTTATAAAAGATCTAACTCACAAAGAATTGAACTGCAAAAAAGACTATCCACCCACGGCTG ACAAAGTCTGGAGCTGCTGCCCAAAGGACTGGAAGCCATTTAGTTCCCACTGCTACATCCCTACGGTTGACTCTGCATCTTACAGCGAGAGTGAGGAGAAGTGCTCCAGCATGGGTGCTCATCTGATGgtgatccacagccaggaagagcAG GATTTCATCACCAATATCCTGGATCCTAAAGCTGCTTATTATATTGGGCTTTCAGATCCAGGTCATCGACAGTGGCGATGGGTTGATCAGACACCATACAATAAAAGTGCCAC gttctggcaCCCAGGTGAGCCCAGCAGTGACCACGAACGATGTGTTATAGTGAATGTTCCATATTCTGTTTAG